A stretch of the Acyrthosiphon pisum isolate AL4f chromosome A2, pea_aphid_22Mar2018_4r6ur, whole genome shotgun sequence genome encodes the following:
- the LOC100168697 gene encoding transcription initiation factor IIA subunit 1, whose protein sequence is MSLSQSSVMKLYQSVIEDTINSSREFFAEEGIDDQILLELRQSWESKVMASKAVDAPPPQEVAQLPKTVTSTVVKQTKSQYAPTIVNNSVQQLKMVQQQKIQQQQHQQPLQPQQQQQLPQQQQLPQQQQLPQQQQQKQQQQLQLQKQPQQQQPQQQQLQQQQQNTLVLPADYANKYVPIQITLPAQTGSQETGSRVLSIQVPSSAIQGNMLQSILSGPVITNSMAMATPLATSFLQQHVNSVLAAQSISSVQTVVQPEFLSDVRTTQQQQQQQLQQNNQSFISGNVTGGVKRTIAQIDGANDSSTSDDDDDDDDDDIDDDIGDNDDDDDEDDDKDQNSASDAEPLNSGDDVSDIDNGELFETENVIVCQYDKITRSRNKWKLYFKDGIMSLNGYDYVFQKATGDAEW, encoded by the exons ATGTCGTTATCCCAATCGTCCGTG atgaaATTATACCAATCGGTAATTGAAGATACAATAAATAGCTCTCGAGAATTTTTTGCGGAAGAAGGTATTGACGATCAAATTTTATTGGAATTACGTCAATCATGGGAATCTAAAGTAATGGCCAGTAAAGCAGTTGATGCACCACCTCCTCAAGAAGTAGCTCAACTTCCTAAAACTGTTACTTCAACTGTTGTTAAACAAACTAAAAGTCAATATGCTCCTACAATAGTCA ataactCTGTTCAGCAATTAAAAATGGtccaacaacaaaaaatacaacagcAGCAACATCAGCAACCGCTTCAACcacaacagcagcaacaactACCACAGCAGCAACAATTACCACAGCAGCAACAACTACCACAACAGCAGCAACagaagcagcagcagcagttgCAGCTGCAGAAGCAGCCACAGCAACAACAGCCACAGCAACAACAAttacaacaacagcaacagaaCACTTTGGTTTTACCTGCAGATTATGCAaacaaatatgtacctattcaaataacCTTACCAGCTCAGACAGGTTCCCAAGAAACGGGTTCTAGAGTTCTTTCTATTCAAGTTCCAAGTTCTGCCATACAAG gAAATATGCTACAGAGTATACTTAGTGGtccagtaataactaatagtatgGCAATGGCTACTCCGTTAGCTACATCTTTTTTACAACAGCATGTCAATAGTGTTCTTGCTGCTCAATCAATTTCaa gTGTTCAAACTGTTGTTCAACCAGAATTTTTATCAGATGTACGAACTacacagcaacagcaacagcagcaacttcaacaaaataatcaatCCTTTATTAGTGGGAATGTAACTGGTGGTGTTAAAAGAACTATTGCTCAGATAGACGGAGCTAATGATTCTTCAACTtcagatgatgatgatgatgatgatgatgatgatatagATGATGATATTGGTGATaacgatgacgatgatgatgaagatgatgaCAAAGATCAGAATAGTGCTTCTGATGCT gaGCCATTAAATTCTGGCGATGATGTAAGTGACATTGACAATGGTGAAttatttgaaactgaaaatgttattgtttgcCAATATGATAAG ATTACTCGTAGCAGGAATAAATggaaactttattttaaagacGGTATAATGAGTTTAAATGGGTATGACTATGTCTTCCAAAAAGCAACTGGTGATGCTGAGTGGTAA